The Mesorhizobium loti genome includes a region encoding these proteins:
- a CDS encoding diacylglycerol kinase family lipid kinase: protein MKVGVVLNPIAGGGRLKRHWPEVAASLKKHFGEFELRETQAEGDAERLAIDLAASGFDLVIAAGGDGTASEVADGLLQATKESGRTTELGLLPCGTGIDFARGLGLPKEVDAVLKRIAEAKARKVDAGRICYIDDHGALASRHFINIASLGLSGATDRAVNADKRKGRMSAKALFLWRTVVEFIRYRFQDVRITVDDGAPVEARMALVAVANGKFFGGGMMIAPDAELTDGQFDIVILRAAGKLKLIWDIRLLYGGRHRNHPAITILRGRKVVVEPLGDAEKNGALVDIDGESPGRIPATFEILPGALTLRY, encoded by the coding sequence TTGAAAGTCGGGGTGGTTCTCAATCCGATTGCCGGTGGCGGCCGGCTGAAACGGCATTGGCCCGAGGTCGCCGCGTCGCTGAAGAAGCATTTCGGCGAATTCGAGCTGCGCGAGACGCAGGCCGAAGGCGACGCCGAAAGGCTGGCAATCGATCTCGCGGCGAGTGGCTTCGATCTGGTGATAGCGGCTGGCGGTGACGGCACCGCCAGCGAAGTTGCCGACGGGCTGCTGCAGGCGACCAAGGAGAGCGGCCGGACCACCGAACTTGGTCTGTTGCCGTGCGGCACCGGCATCGATTTCGCGCGCGGGCTCGGCCTGCCGAAAGAGGTGGACGCGGTGCTGAAGCGGATTGCCGAGGCCAAGGCTCGCAAGGTCGATGCCGGTCGCATCTGCTACATCGACGATCACGGCGCGCTGGCCAGCCGGCACTTCATCAACATCGCCAGTCTGGGGCTTTCCGGCGCCACCGACCGCGCCGTCAATGCCGACAAGCGCAAGGGCAGGATGTCGGCCAAGGCGCTGTTCCTGTGGCGCACCGTGGTCGAGTTCATCCGCTACCGCTTCCAGGACGTCAGGATCACGGTCGACGACGGTGCGCCGGTCGAGGCGCGCATGGCGCTGGTGGCGGTGGCCAATGGAAAGTTCTTCGGCGGCGGCATGATGATCGCGCCGGACGCCGAACTGACGGACGGGCAGTTCGACATCGTCATCCTGCGCGCGGCCGGCAAGCTGAAGCTGATCTGGGACATCCGGTTGCTCTATGGCGGCCGGCACCGCAACCACCCTGCGATCACCATCCTGCGCGGCAGGAAAGTGGTGGTCGAACCGCTCGGCGATGCCGAGAAGAATGGCGCGCTGGTCGACATAGACGGCGAGTCGCCGGGACGCATACCCGCGACCTTCGAGATCCTGCCGGGTGCATTGACGCTCAGATACTGA
- a CDS encoding NAD(P)-dependent oxidoreductase, with the protein MSESYAFIGLGHLGGNLAASLIRNGFAVTVFDRDPTAVERLVTLGATAASSPAEAAARAGNAISCLPSPKVSEAVLAGADGLLGGLPKGGTWIEMSTNGRDEIVRLAALASARSVETLECPVTGGVHLAAAGKITALVGGDAALYERHRPAIEAMCAKSFLMGPVGSAAVIKVITNMLAFIHLVAAGEALMLAKQGGLDLAQSYNAIVASSGNSFVHETESQLVLNGSYDIGFTMDLALKDLGFALAMGEQSGVPLELASRVNAIFQQGKAAYGGGAWSTQIVKLLEDAVGTDLRAPGFPAKLEV; encoded by the coding sequence GTGAGCGAGAGCTATGCCTTCATCGGCCTTGGCCATCTCGGCGGCAACCTCGCCGCCAGCCTGATCCGCAACGGCTTTGCCGTCACCGTCTTCGACCGCGATCCCACCGCCGTCGAGCGCCTGGTGACGCTCGGCGCCACTGCGGCAAGCAGCCCCGCTGAGGCCGCCGCACGGGCCGGCAATGCCATCTCTTGCCTGCCCTCACCCAAGGTCAGCGAAGCCGTGCTGGCCGGCGCCGATGGACTGCTGGGGGGCCTACCCAAGGGCGGCACCTGGATCGAGATGTCGACCAATGGCCGCGACGAGATCGTGCGTCTTGCGGCCCTCGCCTCGGCCAGGAGCGTCGAGACATTGGAATGCCCGGTCACCGGTGGCGTGCATCTGGCGGCGGCCGGAAAGATCACCGCGCTGGTCGGCGGCGATGCGGCGCTCTACGAGCGTCATCGCCCGGCCATTGAGGCGATGTGCGCGAAGTCGTTTCTGATGGGTCCGGTCGGCTCGGCGGCAGTGATCAAGGTGATCACCAACATGCTCGCCTTCATCCATCTCGTCGCCGCCGGCGAAGCGCTGATGCTGGCCAAACAGGGCGGGCTCGACCTCGCCCAATCCTACAACGCCATCGTTGCCTCCTCCGGCAACAGCTTCGTCCACGAGACCGAGAGCCAGCTGGTTCTCAACGGCTCCTACGACATCGGCTTCACCATGGACCTGGCGTTGAAGGACCTCGGCTTCGCGCTCGCCATGGGCGAACAGTCCGGCGTGCCGCTCGAGCTGGCATCGCGCGTCAACGCGATTTTTCAGCAAGGCAAGGCTGCTTATGGCGGCGGCGCCTGGTCGACCCAGATCGTCAAATTGTTGGAAGATGCCGTCGGCACCGACCTGCGCGCGCCAGGTTTCCCGGCCAAACTGGAAGTCTGA
- a CDS encoding mandelate racemase/muconate lactonizing enzyme family protein has product MKITDVKTWVVGNPPPGIGGKYFIFVKLTTDGGVVGYGEAYNATFSAHVTAKMVEDMAERYLVGRDPHDIENFFRRAYSSGFTQRPDVSGMGCFSALEMACWDIIGKEANKPVYKLLGGQVHETLRSYTYLYPHTGSVHSEDAPDGKNVYNDPDLAAACALEYVEQGFNAVKLDPAGPYTAFDGHQPRLVDIDVSTRMIKAIREAVGTRADILFGTHGQFTASGALRMARAIEPYDPLWFEEPVPPDMPEVMAQVARGTSIPIATGERLTTKFEFARVIENRAATILQPDLGRSGGILETKKIAAMAEAYHIQIAPHCYCGPIVGAANIQLAVTLPNFLILESLKQWDGFHATLLKKKIEWQDGNVIPSKEPGLGVELNEAVCDAHPYTGKDLHLQMMQTPLMP; this is encoded by the coding sequence ATGAAGATCACCGACGTCAAGACCTGGGTTGTCGGCAACCCGCCGCCCGGCATCGGCGGCAAGTATTTCATCTTCGTCAAGCTGACCACCGATGGCGGCGTCGTCGGCTACGGCGAGGCCTACAACGCCACCTTCTCCGCCCATGTCACGGCGAAGATGGTCGAGGACATGGCCGAGCGCTATCTCGTCGGCCGCGATCCGCACGACATCGAGAACTTCTTCCGCCGCGCCTATTCGTCCGGCTTCACCCAGCGGCCCGACGTGTCCGGCATGGGCTGCTTCTCGGCACTGGAAATGGCCTGCTGGGACATTATCGGCAAGGAGGCCAACAAGCCGGTCTACAAACTGCTCGGCGGCCAGGTGCACGAAACGCTGCGCTCCTACACCTACCTCTATCCGCACACCGGCAGCGTCCATTCCGAGGACGCGCCTGACGGCAAGAACGTCTACAACGACCCCGATCTCGCCGCCGCCTGCGCGCTGGAATATGTCGAACAGGGTTTCAATGCCGTCAAGCTCGACCCGGCCGGCCCCTATACCGCTTTCGACGGCCACCAGCCGCGCCTCGTCGACATCGATGTCTCCACCCGCATGATCAAGGCAATCCGCGAGGCGGTCGGCACCCGCGCCGACATCCTGTTTGGCACGCACGGCCAGTTCACCGCCTCCGGCGCGCTGCGCATGGCGCGCGCCATCGAACCCTATGATCCGCTGTGGTTCGAGGAGCCGGTGCCGCCGGACATGCCCGAAGTGATGGCCCAAGTGGCCCGCGGCACGTCGATCCCGATCGCCACCGGCGAGCGGCTGACGACCAAGTTCGAATTCGCCCGCGTCATCGAGAACCGCGCCGCGACCATCCTGCAGCCGGACCTCGGCCGCTCCGGCGGCATCCTCGAAACCAAGAAGATCGCCGCCATGGCCGAGGCCTACCACATCCAGATCGCCCCGCACTGCTATTGCGGGCCGATCGTCGGCGCCGCCAACATCCAGCTTGCGGTGACGCTGCCCAATTTCCTCATCCTGGAATCGCTGAAGCAGTGGGACGGTTTTCACGCCACGCTCTTGAAGAAGAAGATCGAGTGGCAGGACGGCAACGTCATCCCGTCGAAGGAGCCCGGCCTCGGCGTCGAGCTCAACGAAGCGGTCTGCGACGCGCACCCCTACACGGGCAAGGACCTGCATCTGCAGATGATGCAGACGCCGCTGATGCCGTGA
- a CDS encoding choline dehydrogenase — protein MQTYDFIIVGSGSAGSVLADKLSASGRFSVLVLEAGGTDRRFYVQMPLGYGKTFFDPAVNWNYKAEPDPGLAGNADHWPRGKLLGGSSSINAMVWIRGAREDFDAWAAAGNPGWGYDDLLPAFKALEDNQAGADAWRGTGGPLHVTDCTNAVHPLTKRYLSAGQQAGLPLNPDFNGAAQEGVGIYQISTRNGRRMSAARAFLRPAMKRANVRVEMHALATRVLFEGKRAVGVEYQQNGETKTARAGREVILSGGSVNSPQLLQLAGVGPSALLGGLGIPIVHANENVGAHLQDHVGINYTFKGKLPTLNQTLRPWWGKLLVGMQYILTRSGPLSLSMNNAGGFFRTDPAATRPNMQLYFQAFSTVIPKSGERPILTPDPWPGFSIGLSNCRPSSRGEIMIRSANPRDYPRITANAYSTEADVAEMLDAVKFVRKIASMPAMAEIIEEEVLPGPSITSDADLIQDFRKRSGTVYHPVSTCRMGPDPSRAVVDPRLKVHGIDGLRVIDASIFPDNITGNTNAASIMTGWKGAELVLEDQT, from the coding sequence ATGCAGACCTATGACTTCATCATCGTCGGGTCCGGCTCGGCCGGCTCGGTTCTGGCGGACAAACTGTCGGCCTCGGGGCGCTTCTCGGTGCTGGTGCTGGAGGCCGGCGGCACCGACCGCCGCTTCTACGTGCAGATGCCGCTCGGCTATGGCAAGACCTTCTTCGATCCTGCCGTCAACTGGAACTACAAGGCCGAGCCGGACCCGGGGCTTGCCGGCAATGCCGACCACTGGCCGCGCGGCAAGCTGCTCGGCGGTTCGAGCTCGATCAACGCCATGGTGTGGATCAGGGGCGCGCGCGAGGATTTCGATGCCTGGGCGGCCGCCGGCAATCCCGGCTGGGGCTATGACGACCTGCTGCCCGCCTTCAAGGCGCTCGAGGACAACCAGGCTGGCGCTGATGCATGGCGCGGCACGGGCGGCCCGCTGCATGTCACCGACTGTACGAATGCCGTCCACCCGCTGACCAAGCGCTATCTCTCTGCCGGCCAGCAGGCCGGCCTGCCGCTCAATCCGGATTTCAACGGTGCCGCCCAGGAAGGTGTCGGCATCTACCAGATCTCGACCCGCAACGGCCGCCGCATGTCGGCGGCGCGCGCCTTTCTGCGCCCGGCAATGAAGCGCGCCAACGTCCGCGTCGAGATGCATGCGCTGGCGACCAGAGTGCTGTTCGAAGGCAAGCGCGCCGTCGGCGTCGAGTATCAGCAGAACGGCGAAACGAAGACGGCACGTGCCGGCCGCGAGGTCATCCTGTCGGGCGGTTCGGTCAACTCGCCGCAGCTGCTGCAGCTGGCCGGCGTCGGTCCCTCCGCTCTGCTTGGTGGCCTGGGCATCCCAATCGTCCATGCCAACGAGAATGTCGGCGCGCATCTGCAGGACCATGTCGGCATCAACTACACCTTCAAGGGCAAGCTGCCGACGCTCAACCAGACGCTGCGTCCCTGGTGGGGCAAGCTGCTGGTTGGCATGCAATACATCCTGACCCGCTCCGGCCCGCTGTCGCTGTCGATGAACAATGCCGGCGGCTTCTTCCGCACCGACCCGGCTGCGACGCGGCCCAATATGCAGCTCTATTTCCAGGCGTTCTCGACCGTCATTCCCAAAAGCGGCGAGCGCCCGATCCTGACGCCGGATCCATGGCCGGGCTTTTCCATCGGCCTGTCCAACTGCCGCCCGTCGAGCCGTGGCGAGATCATGATCCGCTCGGCCAATCCGCGCGATTATCCCAGGATAACAGCCAATGCCTATTCAACCGAAGCCGATGTCGCCGAGATGCTCGACGCGGTGAAATTCGTGCGCAAGATCGCCTCGATGCCCGCAATGGCCGAGATCATCGAGGAAGAGGTTTTGCCTGGCCCTTCAATCACTTCGGACGCCGATCTGATCCAGGATTTCCGGAAACGCTCGGGCACCGTCTATCACCCGGTCTCGACCTGCCGCATGGGGCCCGATCCCTCGCGCGCCGTCGTCGATCCGCGTCTCAAGGTGCACGGCATAGACGGCTTGCGCGTCATCGACGCCTCGATCTTTCCCGACAACATCACCGGCAACACCAACGCCGCCTCGATCATGACCGGTTGGAAGGGCGCCGAACTGGTTCTGGAGGACCAAACATGA
- a CDS encoding phosphoribosylaminoimidazolesuccinocarboxamide synthase, whose product MRTLPDAFIPELPGHYSGKVRENYDLADGRRIIIATDRLSAFDTILTSIPCKGEILTQTARYWFEETADICPNHVLEYPDPNVVVGTRLDILPVEIVVRGYLAGTTSTSILTRYRRGDRDMYGIRLPDGLRDNEKLAEPIITPTSKAAHGGHDEPLSKAEILEQGLLTQAQWDTVSDYALRLFARGQQRAAERGLILADTKYEFGTDMNGTIILADEIHTPDSSRYWIAASYEQALASGSRPESFDKDFIRSWVSARCDPYSDPIPKIPDEIVEQASRVYAQAYEAITGKAFMPDLSGGTVLDRIRANLAGYF is encoded by the coding sequence ATGCGGACCCTTCCTGACGCGTTCATTCCCGAACTGCCGGGCCACTACAGCGGCAAGGTCCGCGAGAACTACGATCTGGCGGATGGCAGGCGCATCATCATCGCCACCGACCGCCTCAGTGCCTTCGACACCATCCTGACTTCGATCCCGTGCAAGGGAGAGATCCTCACGCAGACGGCGCGGTATTGGTTCGAGGAAACCGCCGACATCTGTCCGAACCATGTTCTCGAATACCCCGACCCGAACGTCGTCGTCGGCACAAGGCTCGACATCCTGCCGGTGGAGATCGTCGTGCGTGGCTATCTGGCGGGAACCACCAGCACCTCGATCCTGACCCGGTACCGGCGCGGTGACCGCGACATGTATGGCATCCGCCTGCCGGACGGCCTGCGCGACAATGAGAAACTGGCCGAACCCATCATCACGCCGACCAGCAAGGCCGCGCATGGCGGCCATGACGAGCCGCTGTCCAAAGCCGAGATCCTCGAACAGGGCCTGCTCACGCAGGCGCAGTGGGACACCGTTTCGGACTATGCCTTGCGGCTGTTCGCCCGCGGCCAGCAGCGCGCCGCTGAACGCGGCCTCATCCTCGCCGACACGAAATACGAATTCGGCACCGACATGAACGGCACCATCATTCTTGCCGACGAAATCCACACGCCCGACAGCAGCCGGTACTGGATCGCGGCGAGCTACGAACAGGCGCTCGCCAGCGGCAGCCGGCCGGAGAGCTTCGACAAGGATTTCATCCGCTCATGGGTCTCGGCGCGGTGCGATCCCTACAGCGATCCGATCCCAAAAATACCCGACGAGATCGTCGAACAGGCCTCCAGGGTTTATGCGCAGGCCTATGAGGCAATCACAGGCAAAGCGTTTATGCCCGACCTGTCCGGTGGCACGGTGCTGGACCGCATCCGAGCTAACCTCGCAGGTTATTTTTGA
- a CDS encoding acyl-CoA thioesterase: MVQYAEGRPLGDLTLRTLAMPSDANAAGDIFGGWVMAQMDLACGIRAAERARGRVVTAAVKEMSFAKPMKIGDTLCIYTHVERVGRTSMTLKVEAWAQRYLSDLMEKVTHADFVMVALDGEGKPKAVPAEG; this comes from the coding sequence ATGGTGCAGTACGCTGAAGGACGGCCACTCGGCGATCTGACGCTGCGCACGCTGGCCATGCCTTCGGATGCCAATGCCGCCGGCGACATTTTTGGCGGCTGGGTGATGGCGCAGATGGATCTGGCCTGCGGTATCCGCGCCGCCGAGCGCGCCAGGGGCCGCGTGGTGACGGCGGCGGTGAAAGAGATGTCCTTCGCCAAGCCGATGAAGATCGGCGACACGCTGTGCATTTACACCCATGTCGAGCGCGTCGGCCGCACCTCGATGACGCTCAAGGTCGAAGCCTGGGCGCAGCGCTACCTCTCCGACCTGATGGAAAAGGTCACCCATGCCGATTTCGTCATGGTGGCGCTGGATGGCGAAGGCAAACCGAAAGCGGTCCCTGCCGAAGGCTGA
- a CDS encoding helix-turn-helix transcriptional regulator — protein sequence MLLRHPHRSEDCRAISEILQRVGDKWTVLVVGKLGDGPLRFNELRAAVGGISQKMLTTTLRGLERDGFVTRTVFPTIPPRVDYELTELGHELLIPVSALGEWARKNTTRVKAAREKFDGMHA from the coding sequence TTGTTACTGAGGCACCCGCACCGCTCCGAGGACTGCCGCGCCATCTCGGAAATCCTGCAGCGCGTCGGCGACAAATGGACCGTTCTGGTCGTCGGCAAGCTGGGTGACGGACCGCTGCGCTTCAACGAATTGCGCGCCGCCGTCGGCGGCATTTCACAGAAGATGCTGACCACCACCTTGCGCGGGCTGGAGCGTGACGGCTTCGTCACCCGCACCGTGTTTCCGACCATTCCGCCGCGTGTCGACTATGAGCTGACCGAGCTCGGTCACGAACTGCTGATCCCGGTCAGCGCGCTGGGCGAATGGGCGCGCAAGAACACCACGCGCGTCAAGGCGGCGCGCGAAAAATTCGACGGCATGCATGCCTGA
- a CDS encoding NAD(P)H-dependent oxidoreductase → MSKPKIAIIVGSTRAARFADVPTQWIAKIAKSHADIDVEVVDLRDFPLPFFDEVASSAWAPSQNEVAKRWQKKVAEFDGFIFTAAEYNHGPTAVLKNAIDYAANEWNKKPAGFVGYGSVGGARAVEQLRLHAVELQMAPVKSAVHIAWGDFLAVRQGEKKLEDLEHLNQAATALVNDVAWWAKVLKAARQADAVAEEVKAA, encoded by the coding sequence ATGTCAAAACCCAAGATCGCCATCATTGTCGGTTCGACGCGCGCCGCGCGCTTCGCCGACGTACCGACCCAGTGGATCGCCAAGATCGCCAAGTCGCACGCCGATATCGACGTCGAAGTCGTCGACCTGCGCGACTTCCCGTTGCCCTTCTTCGACGAGGTCGCATCCTCCGCCTGGGCACCGTCGCAGAACGAAGTGGCTAAGCGCTGGCAGAAGAAGGTCGCCGAATTCGACGGCTTCATCTTCACCGCCGCTGAATACAATCACGGCCCGACGGCTGTGCTGAAGAACGCCATCGACTACGCAGCCAACGAATGGAACAAGAAGCCGGCCGGCTTTGTCGGCTATGGCAGCGTCGGTGGCGCGCGCGCCGTCGAACAGCTGCGCCTTCATGCTGTCGAATTGCAGATGGCGCCGGTCAAGTCGGCCGTCCATATCGCCTGGGGCGATTTCCTCGCCGTCCGCCAAGGCGAGAAGAAGCTGGAAGATCTCGAGCATCTGAACCAGGCCGCCACTGCGCTGGTCAACGACGTTGCCTGGTGGGCCAAGGTGCTCAAGGCAGCGCGTCAGGCCGATGCCGTCGCCGAGGAAGTCAAGGCGGCCTGA
- a CDS encoding helix-turn-helix transcriptional regulator has product MANSDRSGISSGLPLSAEPRLHTHLSPADQEVTMPNPKRMPIKRLPMLPAERALKVIAGRWKAVILYHLFDGPRRLSALKAMMPGITQKVLIQQLREMEEHGLVSREIFAEVPSRVEYSATGLGLSLEPILLALCQWGQHHADELNEMDRLADCIIRPRQAQHDAMASPN; this is encoded by the coding sequence ATGGCAAACTCCGATCGCTCTGGTATCAGCAGCGGTTTGCCACTATCTGCGGAGCCTCGGCTACACACTCATTTGTCCCCTGCTGACCAGGAGGTGACCATGCCCAATCCCAAGAGAATGCCCATCAAGAGGCTGCCGATGCTGCCGGCGGAACGGGCGCTGAAAGTGATCGCGGGGCGCTGGAAGGCGGTCATCCTCTACCACCTCTTCGATGGCCCCCGGCGGCTGTCGGCACTTAAGGCGATGATGCCTGGCATCACCCAGAAAGTGCTGATCCAGCAACTGCGCGAAATGGAAGAGCACGGTCTCGTCAGCCGCGAGATCTTCGCCGAAGTGCCTTCGCGCGTCGAGTATTCGGCAACAGGTCTCGGCCTCAGCCTCGAGCCGATCCTACTGGCGCTCTGCCAATGGGGCCAGCACCATGCCGATGAGTTGAACGAGATGGACCGCCTCGCCGACTGCATCATCCGGCCGAGGCAGGCACAACACGACGCCATGGCTTCCCCCAATTGA
- a CDS encoding zinc-binding dehydrogenase → MKAIQLSRFGGPDVLEVVDLPTPAPQAGEVLIRVQAAGINFFEVLMRADRYAVTPQLPMILGVEAAGVVEAVGQGVDAQFLGRRVAAPLFMSQRPHSGYAEQVTMSADLAVPLPDALPFEDATALMVQGLTALHLLRQSPPEDKAVLVPAASGGVGSLLVQLARLKGARQVVAAAGGKAKLDLALSLGADATVDYTNPDWPARVRDVTDGKGVDIIYDTVGGALTAASLQALAPGGELVFAALGRYALAASDLEAMIGRNQSLRGFALLPLLSPDVLKASLSELFQLAASGRLQVTIGGRLPLDRASEAHRLLEERGSTGKVVLIP, encoded by the coding sequence ATGAAAGCCATTCAACTCAGCCGCTTCGGCGGTCCCGACGTGCTGGAGGTGGTCGATCTGCCGACACCGGCGCCGCAGGCCGGCGAGGTGCTGATCCGGGTGCAAGCCGCCGGGATCAACTTCTTCGAAGTGCTGATGCGCGCTGACCGCTACGCGGTGACGCCGCAGCTCCCCATGATCCTGGGCGTCGAGGCAGCGGGCGTCGTCGAGGCCGTCGGGCAAGGCGTCGATGCACAATTTCTGGGGCGCCGTGTCGCCGCGCCGCTGTTCATGTCGCAACGTCCTCACAGCGGCTATGCGGAGCAGGTGACGATGTCAGCCGATCTCGCCGTGCCGCTGCCGGATGCGCTGCCATTCGAGGATGCGACCGCGTTGATGGTGCAGGGACTGACGGCCCTTCATCTGCTCCGGCAAAGCCCGCCGGAAGACAAGGCGGTGCTGGTGCCGGCCGCGTCGGGCGGCGTGGGATCGTTGCTTGTCCAACTGGCCAGGCTGAAGGGCGCTCGCCAGGTGGTCGCGGCCGCCGGCGGCAAGGCCAAGCTCGATCTTGCTCTGTCGCTCGGCGCCGATGCCACGGTCGACTACACCAATCCGGATTGGCCCGCCCGCGTCCGCGACGTCACGGACGGGAAGGGCGTCGACATCATCTACGACACAGTCGGCGGCGCGCTGACGGCTGCGTCGCTGCAGGCTCTGGCGCCTGGCGGCGAACTGGTATTCGCGGCGCTCGGCCGTTATGCGCTAGCGGCTTCCGATCTGGAGGCGATGATCGGCCGCAACCAGTCGCTGAGAGGTTTCGCGCTGCTGCCGCTGCTGTCCCCGGACGTGCTGAAGGCCAGCCTGTCCGAACTGTTCCAGTTGGCGGCGAGCGGCCGTCTGCAGGTCACGATCGGCGGCCGCCTCCCGCTCGACAGGGCTAGCGAGGCGCACCGCCTGCTGGAGGAGCGCGGCTCGACCGGGAAGGTGGTGTTGATACCCTAA
- a CDS encoding DMT family transporter — MSEAVKTSSLTGAVSPMIPVLVCALAIFLLSGMDAAMKTLVIAVGVYNTLLWRSMVATVVAGAAWSAGPRSKPTFPVLRLHALRAAIVGVVLISFFWGLARLPLAEAIGLSFVAPLFALFLAALLLGERIRRQAVWASLAGIAGVAIIMAGQFGQASYSQDAMLGTAAVLVSTVFYGYNLILARQQAQLAKPIEIMLFQNLCVAIILGLAAPWLAVALPTDLWLPLAGVTVLSLAGQFLMSWSYARAEAQYLIPTEYSAFIWAVALGWFFFGEEATWTTLTGACLIVAGCLIAARANPRLAEPIEVAV; from the coding sequence ATGAGTGAAGCCGTGAAGACATCCAGCCTGACCGGAGCCGTTTCCCCGATGATCCCGGTGCTCGTATGCGCGCTGGCGATCTTCCTGCTGTCGGGGATGGATGCGGCGATGAAGACCCTGGTCATTGCGGTCGGCGTCTACAACACCTTGCTGTGGCGCAGCATGGTCGCGACCGTGGTTGCAGGCGCGGCCTGGTCGGCGGGACCGCGCTCAAAGCCAACCTTTCCGGTGCTGAGGCTGCATGCGCTGCGTGCCGCTATTGTCGGCGTCGTCCTGATATCCTTCTTTTGGGGCCTGGCCAGGCTGCCGCTCGCGGAGGCGATCGGGCTCAGCTTCGTGGCGCCCTTGTTTGCGCTCTTCCTCGCCGCGCTGCTGCTGGGCGAACGAATCCGGCGGCAGGCCGTCTGGGCATCGTTGGCCGGCATCGCCGGCGTCGCGATCATCATGGCCGGCCAGTTCGGGCAGGCAAGCTACTCGCAAGATGCCATGCTCGGCACCGCAGCGGTGCTCGTATCGACAGTGTTCTACGGCTACAATCTGATCCTCGCCCGGCAACAGGCGCAGTTGGCCAAGCCGATCGAGATCATGTTGTTCCAGAACCTCTGCGTTGCCATCATCCTCGGCCTCGCGGCGCCTTGGCTTGCCGTTGCCCTGCCGACCGATCTTTGGCTTCCTTTGGCCGGGGTGACGGTGCTGTCGCTTGCCGGCCAATTCCTGATGAGCTGGTCCTACGCCCGCGCCGAAGCGCAATATCTGATCCCGACCGAATACTCGGCCTTCATCTGGGCAGTCGCGCTTGGCTGGTTCTTCTTCGGCGAGGAGGCGACCTGGACCACGCTGACCGGAGCATGCCTGATCGTCGCCGGCTGCCTGATCGCCGCGCGGGCAAATCCCAGACTTGCCGAGCCAATCGAGGTGGCGGTTTAG